A genome region from Coraliomargarita parva includes the following:
- a CDS encoding type II toxin-antitoxin system VapC family toxin, with protein sequence MSYLVDTNAWIAFFEDSPKLSNAAAEILESAEVQCYVSIASIWEAAIKVGIGKLQLPYDLKTGLPGILEDCGFELLPVELDDVVLAKDLEAVHGDPFDRIQVIQAQRRGLRIISRDPVFERYGLRRVW encoded by the coding sequence GTGAGCTATCTGGTTGATACCAACGCTTGGATTGCATTCTTCGAGGATTCGCCGAAACTCAGTAACGCCGCGGCCGAGATTCTTGAATCGGCTGAGGTGCAGTGTTATGTCAGCATCGCCAGCATCTGGGAGGCGGCGATCAAAGTGGGGATTGGGAAACTCCAGTTGCCCTATGATTTGAAAACGGGGCTTCCGGGCATATTGGAGGATTGTGGCTTTGAGCTCCTACCTGTTGAACTGGACGACGTGGTATTAGCCAAGGATCTGGAAGCGGTTCACGGCGATCCCTTCGACCGGATTCAGGTGATTCAGGCACAGCGGCGTGGCCTCCGGATCATCAGTCGCGATCCGGTTTTCGAGCGCTATGGCTTAAGGCGGGTGTGGTAG
- a CDS encoding type II toxin-antitoxin system Phd/YefM family antitoxin encodes MDKEVGTFEAKTHLSELLNLVEEGQSIYITRRGKRVARLVPPEPPKKKKAKRGCAKGKPGEFYMAPDFDAPLEEFKEYMP; translated from the coding sequence ATGGATAAAGAGGTCGGCACATTCGAGGCAAAGACGCATTTGTCAGAACTCCTGAATCTGGTGGAGGAAGGCCAGAGCATCTACATCACGCGTCGTGGCAAGCGTGTGGCCCGTCTGGTCCCGCCTGAACCACCGAAGAAAAAGAAGGCGAAGCGAGGCTGTGCGAAGGGCAAACCGGGCGAGTTTTATATGGCACCGGATTTCGATGCGCCACTGGAGGAATTTAAAGAATATATGCCGTGA
- a CDS encoding DUF4250 domain-containing protein, with translation MSLDNYQFTDPHLLLGLVNTELRNHSESLEDLCATHDIDGEILVERLKSAGYDYMPEQKQFR, from the coding sequence ATGTCATTGGACAATTACCAGTTTACCGACCCGCACCTGCTACTCGGCTTGGTGAATACCGAGCTGCGCAATCACAGCGAGTCCCTGGAAGACCTGTGTGCCACCCATGACATCGACGGGGAGATCCTGGTCGAACGCCTCAAGTCCGCCGGCTACGACTACATGCCGGAGCAAAAGCAGTTCCGGTAG
- a CDS encoding ABC transporter permease, whose translation MLIHITRRLLQAIPTLWVIATATFVMMKLTPGGPFDDEKAVSPEVKQMIEAHYGMDKPVLEQYFSFLGQRLTGDFGPSYKYPGWDVDEIIAQSFPVSLELGFYALLIALAIGIPVGVIAAIRHNRPTETVLMGFAMTGICLPSFVLGPLLILCFSLKLGWFNPFGWEYAGDRVLPALSLGLFYAAYIARLARSGMLDVMRNEYIRTARAKGLKESVVVIRHALRTALYPVVAYLGPAVAGLISGSFVVETIFYIPGLGSFFVNSAFNRDDTMVMGTVLFYAVLIIGFNLVVDLLQMWMNPRTRHD comes from the coding sequence GTGCTGATCCACATCACCAGACGCCTGCTTCAAGCGATTCCCACCCTGTGGGTGATCGCAACGGCAACCTTTGTGATGATGAAGCTCACTCCGGGCGGCCCCTTCGATGACGAAAAGGCCGTCAGCCCGGAGGTGAAACAGATGATCGAGGCCCATTACGGGATGGATAAGCCGGTCTTGGAGCAGTACTTCAGCTTTCTCGGCCAGCGACTGACGGGCGACTTCGGTCCCTCCTATAAATATCCGGGCTGGGATGTGGACGAGATCATCGCGCAGAGTTTTCCTGTCTCGCTTGAACTCGGCTTCTACGCCCTGCTCATCGCTCTGGCCATCGGCATCCCGGTCGGAGTCATCGCCGCCATCCGACACAACCGCCCGACCGAAACGGTTCTCATGGGCTTTGCCATGACGGGTATCTGCCTGCCCTCCTTCGTACTCGGACCGCTACTCATACTCTGCTTCAGCCTGAAGCTTGGCTGGTTCAACCCTTTCGGCTGGGAGTATGCCGGGGACCGGGTACTACCGGCCCTGAGCCTCGGTCTCTTCTACGCGGCATACATCGCCCGCCTCGCGCGCAGCGGGATGCTGGATGTCATGAGAAATGAATACATCCGCACGGCACGCGCCAAAGGCCTCAAGGAAAGCGTCGTGGTAATCCGCCATGCGCTACGCACCGCCCTGTATCCGGTAGTCGCCTACCTAGGCCCCGCCGTCGCCGGCCTCATCAGCGGGTCCTTCGTCGTCGAAACCATTTTCTACATTCCCGGTCTCGGTAGTTTCTTCGTCAACTCCGCCTTCAACCGGGACGACACGATGGTCATGGGGACCGTCCTCTTTTACGCCGTTCTCATCATCGGGTTCAATCTGGTGGTCGACCTCCTGCAGATGTGGATGAACCCACGTACACGCCATGATTAG
- a CDS encoding ABC transporter permease: protein MTKLKREELANSSRSLGQDAWDRLCQNRMAQIGGITFFVILLLCLFVPFFSGQSYQSTDLSYGAHGPSLQHWFGTDDLGRDLFIRTLIGGRISIGVGFAATAVALLIGVSYGMLAGYFGGKTETIMMRFVDTMYALPFTLIVILLTVFIGKSLILIFLAIGAVEWLTMARIVRGQTQALRKQTFVAAATVSGARSGRILIRHILPNLLGPVIVYTTLTIPAVILLESVISFLGLGVQPPMSSWGILINDGAEKLDVYPWMLIFPAIFFSLTIFSLNFMGDGLRDALDPKEVGR, encoded by the coding sequence ATGACTAAGCTGAAACGAGAAGAACTGGCGAATTCGAGTCGCTCCCTCGGACAAGACGCTTGGGATCGCTTGTGCCAAAACCGCATGGCACAGATCGGCGGCATCACCTTTTTCGTCATTCTACTGCTCTGCCTCTTCGTTCCCTTCTTCAGCGGTCAATCCTACCAGTCCACCGACCTGTCGTACGGCGCACATGGCCCCTCCTTGCAGCATTGGTTTGGGACGGATGACTTGGGACGCGACCTGTTCATCCGCACACTGATCGGCGGACGCATCTCCATCGGCGTGGGCTTTGCCGCCACCGCGGTTGCGCTACTCATCGGGGTCAGCTACGGCATGCTCGCCGGCTATTTCGGAGGCAAGACCGAGACGATCATGATGCGTTTCGTCGATACGATGTATGCCCTGCCCTTCACACTCATCGTCATCCTCCTGACCGTCTTCATCGGGAAAAGCCTCATTCTGATCTTCCTTGCCATCGGCGCGGTTGAGTGGCTGACCATGGCGCGCATCGTGCGCGGGCAAACCCAGGCGCTCCGCAAGCAGACCTTCGTCGCCGCCGCCACTGTCAGCGGCGCCCGCTCCGGGCGCATACTGATCCGGCACATTCTTCCAAATCTCCTCGGCCCGGTGATCGTCTATACCACCCTGACAATTCCCGCAGTCATCCTGTTGGAATCCGTCATCAGTTTCCTCGGTCTGGGCGTACAGCCCCCCATGAGTTCTTGGGGCATCCTGATCAACGACGGCGCCGAGAAACTCGACGTTTACCCCTGGATGCTGATCTTCCCGGCGATTTTCTTCTCTCTCACGATCTTCTCGCTCAACTTCATGGGCGATGGCCTGCGCGATGCCCTGGACCCGAAGGAGGTTGGGCGTTGA
- a CDS encoding peptide ABC transporter substrate-binding protein, with protein sequence MLIRCVPIRYTCLLLASLLLWAGCSDKVSNVERGNVKQELYISLGTEPATLDPQIATGLTEMYVMLAFFEGLTTFDAETMKILPGVAQSWDISDGGLTYTFHFDPAARWSNGDPVTSQDFLFAFERILTPVLGATYAYMLYPMKNAEAFNKGEIEDFSQVGASAPDERTLVIELNAPTPYFLSMLTHCTWWPVHAPTILAHGSMTDRISKWTRPGNLIGNGPFTLESWRLNNGLVARKNPNYRDADSVRLKQIHFLTTDLEAEERAFRANQLHITESVPIHRLDWYREHRPDSLRISTSLGVYYYLINTEHPPLNDLRVRKALAYAINREELTEHVLKAGQQPAYHFTPPNTGGYNARATFPYDPELARKLLAEAGYPGGKGFPEFELLFNTSEAHKTIATVIQQMWKKELGIDVELYNQEWKVYLATRENGEFDIARASWFGDYDDPNTFLDLGLSDSGNNHSGWKNPEYDALISQAALTTNPEARMELFQQAESILIDEMPFVPIYFYVTSKLVHPSVKGWYPSLLDYHPYQAMWLED encoded by the coding sequence ATGCTGATTCGTTGCGTCCCGATCCGATACACCTGCCTGCTGCTGGCCTCCCTCTTGCTCTGGGCCGGCTGCTCGGACAAGGTTAGCAATGTCGAACGCGGCAATGTAAAACAGGAGCTGTACATCAGCCTGGGCACCGAACCTGCGACCCTCGACCCCCAGATCGCAACCGGCCTGACCGAGATGTATGTGATGCTGGCATTCTTCGAAGGCCTGACCACGTTCGACGCGGAGACGATGAAGATCCTACCGGGCGTCGCGCAATCCTGGGACATCTCGGACGGCGGACTGACGTACACCTTCCACTTTGATCCAGCCGCCCGCTGGTCCAACGGCGATCCGGTCACGTCTCAAGACTTCCTCTTTGCCTTCGAGCGGATCCTCACGCCCGTATTGGGTGCCACTTATGCCTACATGCTGTATCCGATGAAAAATGCGGAAGCGTTTAACAAGGGGGAGATCGAGGACTTCAGTCAGGTCGGCGCCAGTGCCCCGGATGAGCGGACACTCGTGATCGAACTGAATGCACCGACGCCATATTTCCTGAGCATGTTAACCCACTGCACCTGGTGGCCCGTGCATGCACCCACGATTCTGGCACACGGATCGATGACGGACCGGATCAGCAAATGGACCCGCCCGGGCAATCTCATTGGCAACGGGCCGTTCACCCTCGAAAGCTGGCGTTTGAACAACGGACTCGTCGCCCGCAAGAACCCGAACTACCGCGACGCCGACAGCGTGCGCCTCAAGCAGATACACTTTCTCACCACCGACCTTGAAGCCGAAGAGCGCGCCTTTCGCGCCAACCAGCTGCATATCACCGAGAGCGTCCCGATTCACCGGTTGGACTGGTACAGGGAACATCGCCCGGACAGCCTGCGTATCAGTACCTCGCTCGGCGTGTACTACTACCTGATCAACACCGAACACCCGCCGCTCAACGACCTACGCGTGCGAAAGGCACTCGCCTACGCCATCAACCGGGAGGAGTTGACCGAGCATGTACTTAAAGCCGGGCAGCAACCGGCCTATCACTTCACCCCGCCGAATACCGGCGGCTACAACGCGCGCGCGACCTTCCCCTACGATCCGGAACTGGCCCGCAAGCTCCTGGCCGAAGCGGGATACCCCGGCGGCAAGGGCTTCCCGGAATTCGAGCTGTTGTTCAACACCAGCGAAGCCCACAAGACCATCGCCACGGTCATCCAGCAGATGTGGAAGAAGGAGCTCGGCATCGATGTTGAACTCTACAACCAGGAGTGGAAGGTCTATCTTGCGACCCGGGAAAACGGCGAGTTCGATATCGCCCGTGCCTCCTGGTTCGGCGACTACGACGATCCCAATACCTTCCTGGACCTGGGCCTGAGTGACAGCGGCAACAACCACTCAGGATGGAAGAACCCGGAATACGATGCGCTCATTTCACAAGCGGCACTCACGACTAATCCGGAAGCGCGAATGGAGCTCTTTCAACAAGCGGAAAGCATCCTCATCGACGAAATGCCCTTTGTACCGATCTACTTCTACGTCACCAGCAAGCTGGTCCACCCGTCCGTCAAAGGCTGGTACCCCAGTCTACTCGACTACCACCCCTATCAAGCCATGTGGCTGGAAGATTAA
- a CDS encoding GxxExxY protein, whose amino-acid sequence MNENEISRIVVDCALYIHRELGPGLLESVYEAVLARQLSKRGLNVKRQVSVPIEFDGEIYEEGFRADLIVNDKLILELKSVESVTAAHKKQLLTYLRLSDIKLGLLLNFGDELMKYGISRIINGRLEA is encoded by the coding sequence ATGAATGAAAATGAAATAAGCCGTATTGTTGTTGATTGTGCTCTTTATATACATCGAGAATTAGGGCCCGGTTTACTTGAATCTGTTTACGAAGCTGTGTTGGCCCGGCAACTTTCGAAGCGGGGACTGAATGTGAAACGACAGGTCTCTGTGCCGATCGAATTCGATGGTGAGATCTATGAGGAAGGGTTTCGAGCAGACTTGATTGTTAACGACAAGTTGATCCTCGAGTTAAAGTCAGTGGAGAGCGTGACAGCCGCTCACAAGAAGCAGCTACTCACGTATCTGCGTCTGTCGGACATTAAACTTGGGTTGCTCCTCAATTTTGGAGATGAACTCATGAAGTACGGCATCAGCCGCATCATTAACGGTCGTCTCGAGGCATAA